In the Flavisolibacter tropicus genome, one interval contains:
- a CDS encoding MerR family transcriptional regulator has protein sequence MAKGPLPQILFDFSDENETTGEQEFLSGRPIPVPIEKPKGKRGRKSLKALEEEADLVNVPPDEELFQKQYYAIGEVAQMFNVKGSLLRFWEKEFDLTLRKNRKGDRFFTPKDVKNIQLIHDLVRRRKFTIEGAKDYIKSGKQAEAKYEMIQSLQRMRNFLLELKANL, from the coding sequence ATGGCTAAGGGACCACTACCACAAATACTGTTTGATTTCTCTGACGAAAATGAAACTACAGGAGAACAAGAATTCCTGTCAGGTAGGCCTATCCCTGTACCTATAGAAAAGCCAAAAGGAAAGCGCGGACGCAAATCATTAAAAGCCTTGGAAGAAGAGGCCGACCTGGTAAATGTACCCCCTGATGAAGAGCTGTTTCAGAAGCAATACTATGCCATTGGGGAGGTGGCGCAAATGTTCAATGTAAAAGGCTCCTTGCTGCGTTTCTGGGAAAAGGAATTCGATCTTACATTACGGAAGAACCGTAAAGGCGACCGCTTTTTTACACCTAAGGACGTAAAGAACATTCAATTGATCCATGACTTGGTACGTCGCCGAAAGTTTACGATAGAAGGCGCTAAAGACTATATCAAAAGTGGAAAGCAGGCAGAAGCAAAGTATGAAATGATTCAATCGCTTCAACGCATGCGGAATTTCTTACTAGAGTTAAAAGCGAACCTGTAA
- a CDS encoding thioredoxin family protein has protein sequence MQKLVTLFIASFFAVAAWSQTAEVSKDASGNKVLKGFITQQQLVTDSSFQWFLNNQKGYTPYSTALEAFKNAKDSIHILAFGGTWCDDTKLILPKIFALADAAGFSQDHITLLGVDHNKKTINHLSEAFNVDHVPTFIVLKNGKEIGRVVEWGKYGMVDKELGEIISGKK, from the coding sequence ATGCAAAAATTAGTCACCCTATTTATAGCCAGTTTTTTTGCTGTAGCGGCGTGGTCGCAAACCGCAGAAGTATCTAAAGATGCCAGCGGAAATAAAGTGCTCAAGGGCTTTATAACGCAGCAACAGTTGGTTACCGATTCTTCTTTTCAGTGGTTTTTAAACAACCAGAAAGGATATACACCCTATTCGACCGCATTGGAAGCTTTTAAAAACGCCAAAGACAGCATTCACATCTTAGCCTTCGGTGGCACATGGTGTGATGATACTAAACTCATTCTGCCTAAGATATTTGCGTTAGCAGATGCCGCCGGATTTTCACAAGATCATATCACGTTGTTGGGTGTAGATCACAATAAAAAAACGATCAATCACTTATCTGAAGCCTTTAATGTAGACCATGTGCCTACGTTTATTGTTTTAAAGAATGGTAAAGAGATTGGCCGTGTGGTTGAGTGGGGCAAATACGGTATGGTGGATAAAGAGCTTGGTGAGATCATTAGCGGGAAGAAATAG